The following are encoded together in the Raineyella sp. LH-20 genome:
- a CDS encoding alpha/beta hydrolase, protein MARWNLTDHTTGEPVSLAYDDEGEGPAVVQLHGLTSSRARDRLLGLDIIAGLTDHRLIHYDARGHGHSTGPRIPGAYAWPRLAEDLLDLLDHLIPDEPVHAVGKSMGVGTLLHAAVRRPERFSGLTLIIPPTAWASRVAQHDAYVRNADLIERRGLRHWSSLEKRLPLPPAVRPDRPFTLPDVAEDLLPTLYRGAAATDLPTVGELADLDLPTLILGWLDDPSHPLSTARTLHEVLPDSRLAIARTPADVATWPGRVADHVDAVAERGAAGVRGRR, encoded by the coding sequence ATGGCCCGATGGAACCTGACCGACCATACGACCGGTGAGCCCGTGTCGCTCGCCTATGACGATGAGGGGGAGGGGCCCGCGGTCGTCCAACTGCACGGATTGACCTCGAGCCGCGCCCGCGACCGCCTCCTCGGCCTCGACATCATCGCCGGGCTGACGGACCATCGTCTGATCCACTACGACGCCCGCGGGCACGGGCACTCGACCGGGCCGCGGATCCCCGGGGCGTACGCCTGGCCCCGGCTCGCCGAGGACCTGCTCGACCTGCTGGACCACCTCATCCCCGACGAACCGGTGCACGCGGTCGGCAAGTCGATGGGGGTGGGCACTCTGCTGCATGCCGCGGTCCGGCGCCCCGAACGGTTCTCCGGGCTGACACTGATCATCCCGCCGACGGCCTGGGCGAGCCGGGTCGCCCAGCACGACGCGTACGTCCGAAACGCCGACCTGATCGAGCGGCGAGGGCTGCGGCACTGGTCCTCGCTGGAGAAGCGGCTGCCGCTGCCGCCGGCCGTACGTCCCGACCGGCCGTTCACCCTGCCCGACGTGGCCGAGGACCTGCTGCCGACCCTCTACCGTGGCGCGGCGGCGACCGACCTGCCGACGGTCGGGGAGTTGGCCGACCTCGACCTGCCCACGCTGATCCTCGGCTGGCTCGACGACCCCTCGCACCCGCTGTCCACGGCACGGACCCTGCACGAGGTGCTGCCCGACAGTCGGCTGGCGATCGCCCGCACCCCGGCCGACGTCGCGACCTGGCCGGGCCGGGTCGCCGACCACGTGGACGCCGTGGCGGAGCGCGGCGCAGCGGGGGTGCGGGGGCGGCGCTGA
- a CDS encoding NAD(P)-dependent alcohol dehydrogenase has translation MKAVRLHQYAVRPVVEDVPEPTIRHPYDVIVKIGGAGLCRTDLHIVEGQWAPKSQVALPYTLGHENAGWVHAVGSAVEHLHPGDPVILHPLITCGYCRACRAGDDVHCEAQQFPGIDTDGGMAEYLRTTARSVVKLPAGIEPAAVAALADAGLTAYHAVKKTLPLLHPGSTCVIIGAGGLGHLGLQCLRAMSATRIVVLDRNPAALELTGAWGADETVLADGTEVERVLELTDGKGAEVVLDFVGEQGAEGEGWTMTRRAGSDFIIGYGGTISIPAIDVISTERNVVGNLVGSYNDLVELMALTAAGRVEMLTRTYPLDAVNDAMDDLDTGRLRGRGILVP, from the coding sequence ATGAAAGCGGTCCGTCTGCATCAGTACGCGGTGCGTCCCGTGGTCGAGGACGTGCCGGAGCCCACGATCCGTCACCCGTACGACGTGATCGTGAAGATCGGCGGTGCCGGCCTGTGCCGCACCGACCTGCACATCGTCGAGGGTCAGTGGGCACCGAAATCCCAGGTCGCCCTGCCCTACACGCTCGGCCACGAGAACGCCGGCTGGGTGCACGCCGTCGGCTCGGCGGTCGAGCACCTGCACCCGGGCGATCCGGTGATCCTGCACCCACTGATCACCTGCGGCTATTGCCGGGCATGCCGCGCCGGCGACGACGTGCACTGCGAGGCGCAGCAGTTCCCCGGCATCGACACCGACGGCGGGATGGCGGAGTACCTCCGCACCACCGCCCGCTCGGTCGTCAAGCTCCCGGCGGGGATCGAGCCGGCCGCCGTGGCCGCCCTCGCGGACGCCGGACTGACCGCCTACCACGCCGTCAAGAAGACCCTGCCGCTGCTGCACCCGGGCAGCACCTGCGTCATCATCGGCGCCGGTGGCCTGGGCCACCTCGGCCTGCAGTGCCTGCGAGCGATGAGCGCGACCCGCATCGTGGTGCTCGACCGCAACCCGGCCGCCCTCGAACTGACCGGCGCCTGGGGCGCCGATGAGACGGTGCTCGCCGACGGCACGGAGGTCGAACGCGTGCTCGAACTCACCGACGGCAAGGGCGCCGAGGTCGTCCTGGACTTCGTCGGCGAACAGGGCGCCGAGGGAGAGGGCTGGACGATGACCCGACGGGCGGGCAGCGACTTCATCATCGGGTACGGCGGCACCATCTCCATCCCGGCGATCGACGTCATCTCGACCGAACGCAACGTGGTCGGCAACCTGGTCGGCAGCTACAACGACCTGGTGGAACTGATGGCCCTCACCGCCGCCGGCCGAGTCGAGATGCTGACCCGGACCTATCCGCTGGACGCCGTCAACGACGCGATGGACGACCTGGACACCGGTCGGCTGCGCGGGCGCGGGATCCTGGTGCCCTGA
- a CDS encoding nuclear transport factor 2 family protein: MTRTSEEVFAHHGQALGAENLDDIVADYSDDAILIVNGKVYRGKDGARQVFVQLLSDVPQAEWALNTVFADDVLYLEWKAVGGGRKVDDGIDTFIFADGMIRVQTVIYHAGAA; the protein is encoded by the coding sequence ATGACACGTACGTCAGAAGAAGTGTTTGCGCATCACGGCCAGGCGCTGGGCGCCGAAAACCTCGACGACATCGTCGCGGACTATTCCGACGATGCCATCCTCATCGTCAATGGCAAGGTCTATCGGGGCAAGGATGGCGCCCGCCAGGTCTTCGTCCAATTGCTCAGCGACGTCCCTCAGGCCGAATGGGCCCTCAACACCGTCTTCGCCGACGATGTCCTCTACCTCGAATGGAAGGCCGTCGGCGGTGGCCGCAAAGTCGACGACGGCATCGACACCTTCATCTTCGCCGACGGCATGATCCGGGTGCAGACGGTGATCTACCACGCCGGCGCCGCGTAG
- a CDS encoding MmcQ/YjbR family DNA-binding protein, with translation MEHPLMFDPDDPLLHRIRAIALSFPGAAEKVSHGRPTFYTTKVFVYYGASIKIDGEWIQHPESFVIHPDDAELAALEAEERCYRPGYLGPSGWIGVDLTDDTDWAEVRELIEASYRETAPVRLIAELDARSLADGDPEAHAER, from the coding sequence ATGGAGCATCCGTTGATGTTCGACCCGGACGACCCGTTGTTGCACCGGATCCGCGCGATCGCGCTGAGCTTTCCCGGGGCGGCGGAGAAGGTCAGCCATGGCAGGCCGACGTTCTACACCACCAAGGTCTTCGTCTATTACGGTGCGTCGATCAAGATCGACGGCGAATGGATCCAGCATCCGGAGTCGTTCGTCATCCATCCGGACGACGCGGAGCTGGCCGCCCTCGAGGCGGAGGAACGATGTTATCGGCCCGGCTACCTTGGTCCGAGTGGATGGATCGGTGTCGACCTGACCGATGACACCGATTGGGCGGAGGTTCGCGAACTCATCGAGGCCTCCTATCGTGAGACTGCTCCGGTCCGGCTCATCGCCGAACTCGACGCGCGATCGTTGGCCGACGGCGACCCCGAGGCACACGCGGAACGCTGA